TTATATTATGACTTACGAATCTCATTCTTTTTATCCTTATAATATTaagataacatttttttttatcctattaaaatttttcttttcataattcaAGAGTTGTGGGAACCGAATAATATAAGAAGCTTTTATATCCTATTTTTACGAGTGTATGTATTCAATGATAAAAAGGGACCTCTAAATAACATTAAGAACAAATGAGTTGGTCCATAAAGTAAAAAACTTATACAAAAACTAAGGTATAAAATTCGATGAGTAAAGCTTCctcaaaactaataaaaataagaacacaaaaaattaAGGGATTTCGAGATTTTACAAATGATGAACAAAGTAAGTAAGCAAAGGATTGGAATAGAAACATCCTCTGCAGTAAAGAGTAGACAATTCCTAATGACACTTCCAAccaagaaataaaagaaggtTTAGGAATGTTCAAGAAAAACTTTTAGCAATCTAAGTAGTTTGGTAACCTTTCGAATACTTGTCATAGAATAAATGATCATAATAATATGCATATTAGAAATGTTCATCTACTCGATTTCTaagttgaaatattaaaattgaagttaGCAAGTCAAATCTTTATTCCGAGGTTGAactactaaaaattaaaaaaaaaaaaagaaaaaagtaaaattgaatataaacaattttattttataaagggAAACGAGTCTACCCAATGACATTATGGTgtttactttgagcataagctcttatgattttatttcgTAGTTCTAAAAAATCTTTATGATCATTCTTAAATTAACACTCTCCTAACCATTTTACTGCGGAAGAAAATACAACATAGAATCTTCCCTAGAGtatatgagatctcacgtaGAAAAGGAAGGAGGCCGCTATCAATAACCCAACCCAGCTAATTAATTACACAAAGGACAATGGTGGGCAGCCGAGccggaaaaagaaaaagaaagaaaaagaaaaaaaaaagtggaaataTAGAAGAACCGTATTATTTATGGTCGAGTGACTGAGCCGGTGGGTCCGGTTTTTCGGACTTCAAAAtgttattcaaataaattttagaaaccaATTAATTGTAGAAAAAAGATAAAGCCAAAAAGTTGattgacaaaaaaagaaaaagaagaaaaaaagaaaaaaaaaaaagaaaaaaagaaaaattagaatgTAAAAGAAGAGGAGGCGTCCGTGATGTAGAGAGAGTACGCATTGTTTACCACGCGCCAGATGTCACTATCATCTCCAAAACTCTCTCCTTCCTTCTTTACTTTGTCCTCTATATAAATTCCTCCTCTCCGCTTTGCCGCCGCATCCTCACCTCTGCAATTCACCCCCCACCCTTTCCCTTCACTTTTCCGATCAACCATTCCATGGCGGATCTTTCCTCAAACAAGCGCCTCCGACTCGACTCAGCCGACTCGGAGTCCGACACACCGGAGGTCAAGCGTCTCAAAGACGACCTCCTCGGCCTTCTCGACGACGCCGACCCTGATCCCGTTGTTCAGGATCTCGATTCCGTCATCCAGAGTTTCGCCGACGAGATCTCCCCGGTCTCCTCTCCGCCGTCGCTCCCGGCAGCGATCGACGAGTCCTTGCCGGAGCTCGGGTACCTTCTCGTGGCCTCAGACGATGAGCTTGGACTCCCTCCGTCTGAGGCCTCCACCAGCCACGGCGGTGAAGCGGAGGCAGCGGAACTGACTCGAGCGTCGTCGGAGTCGTCCGGGATGGGAGAGATTTGGGGATTTGAAGATGCGATTCCGAGTTACGAGTCGTTCGAGTTGGGGGAAGGAGGGAGATTCTATAACGATACCGAATATGTTGCGTTGGATGGACTTTTTGAACATTCCGATGTGTACTCTGTTTTCTCGTGACGGCGGCGAAGAAAGCCCCGCCGGGGAAGTAGGAGGAAACAGCAgcaaaattacctttttatccctgaaaatgaatataaaaagaacACCCCACTTGTAAATCTTTTTTTCCCACCAATTCCATCACATAAAACAGAATCCACAAAATCAAGTTTTTCTTCAACTAAATCAACCTAATTTtgtcattaatttttataaaaagagtatatatatttttatttatgttaaagttatatatataattataataataataattttattcaatttcataattatttgttttatatttattctatCATAacacttaaaattttattcttcaagTTGTTGAAATATAACTTTATGTTGATGAgttgttattttaatatattgtttgaaaataaataaataaataaataaatgttctaaatattaatattttatttttattagtaaaGTTTTAAATCAATGATAAAAACTTTTTGATGTTATTTGAACAGGTATTTTATGATGAGTTGGATTAAGTTACTTTCTAAAGAGGGTAGATCATATCTCAATTAAATCCAATCTAACCggtaaattacaataaataggataaaattatattaataatcttagattttttttttttttatttatataatacataatattaaattttaattaaataaccaaaattattattaaaaaaataattaacctTGAGGTATtagcaaataaattttaatattgagtTATCTAATTCTATAGGCAATCTAGTCTTACGAAGCTCATGAGTTCTTATATTCACAATTTAATTTCAGGggtataaaatatttattcattaagATTTGCTCGAGATTTGAAGTATATTTAGCAATTGTATCAAAATCTCTTCGATCCAAGTCATTATTTTACCTTGGGAtgtttttatcaaatatttggCTCCATATTGGATATCTTAAGTATGAAAAGTCTCTATTAATAACCTTTTAATCTTCCTAATAGGCTCCATACTATCTAGCAATACCTAGCAAACTCCCTATATTTATGTCATTTCATGCTCTTAATGATGTAAGTTAGACTCTTCATTAAGCACAACCAAAGCTCCCTTAGTAATACCATCCAGTGTATCACGAGCTTTAAGTGAGTGACATTTATATATTAAGTAGACTCACACCAGTCGAAGTGAGCTCATAATTAAAGATTGCACCCCAACTATCCCTACATAGTATTAACCCTCCCACAGAATCATACATGACTCTAAATATGGCTCAAGGACCAAAGAAATGTGAAACTTAGGCTAAGGCTCACTAATTATCCCTACATAATTCTAGTCActtatcatacaatccaatAATCAATCAAGACATAACACAATTTTCCAACCTTATACATGCTTCTAAGGAAATTAAGAGGCAATAAATCTTAAGAAGGTTAATGCATacaaaaactattaaaaatatttgaaaatattaccAACAAAGTTCAAAATAGGAAACACAAAAAGATTAAAGTTCAAAATAGGAAATAGAAAAAGACACAAATTTAATGGTCCCTCTAGTAATAGTGGGACTCTTGTACACTTCTATCATTAACCAACCGCCTATGatctatttgaaaaatatagaatagaaaaaaagtaaCGAACCTATTTATATGCTTTTATTAAATCGGCTCTTATTTAATGCCTCTTAAGTTCATGAGTTCTATATGGGCCTTAGAGTTAGCCATTCCATGACTTGAGTCAATCTAGCCCTATCAAACTCATAAGTTCTTAAACCAACCTCACTCCTATTTTAGGGATGTATGTCACTAATTAGGGCTCATTCGGTTTCTAGGTGCACTTAACCATCGTTCTCTATTCTCTTTGATTCATCTAAGTCATTACGGTATTTGCACACAAGTCAGGGTACCGTCATTAGATCGTGAGCTTTAGAGTGGATTTAATAGGTATGGGAGAATCATAATTACCTATTAATAACCTCTCAATCTCTCTAATACGCTCCCATAGATGTCTACTATTGCATGCCAAAAGTTCCCTGAATGGTACCTTGCAAGCTCCCTTTCTCTACGGAATTTTAGGCTCTTAACAATGCAAGATAGACTCTCCACTAAGTACAATTGGAGCTCCCTCAGGAATACCCTCTTTGTGTGTCATGAGTCCTTAGTGGGTGATATCACATTTCTATATATTATGTAGATCCTCACTAATGAAAGTGAGTTCACGATTAATAGTGAAAGTGAGTTCACGATTAAGGGTTGTACCCCAACTATCCCTATGTAGTACTAGCCATCCTACACAATCTTACATGACCCAAAATGTGGCTCAAGGACCAAAGTAACGTGATTATAGACTAAGACTTACTAAACATTCATATATAACTCGTCACATAACGTACAAGCCAATGATCAACCAAGGGCataacatgatttttcatCCTCCTACCCATGCTTCTAAGGAACTTTAACCGACAATAAGTCTCCTTCATCATGCTAATAAATATGATATAGTCATATATGCAATATCTGAATCCCAATATAGCATTAAGAGcaatcaaaaataaatttagagtaACAAAAGTTCAATTTCATGCGACAGGTTAAACCACTCAACATTTCGTTTTGTTAAGTTTAGATCTCTAATTTATTGCTCAAATCAGTCATGTTACatctataattattatgtCCAAGAAAAGTCCAAACGGTTAGTTACTCACATGCTCAGGCTTGTTTGGGAGCTCGGTTCTTAGGCTTCCTACACTCCAAACTCCttgaaattttgtgaagagattctaaaataattcaagaaaCTAGAACCAACAATAGATTCATAAGAACAAGTTGAATTGGAGTTCAAAACGCTTCAAACCTAAAATTGTATACTAACTATGGAAGAAATACGGTAACATGACATGAAATAAACTATATGAGATTTAGACATGATTATGCTGACGATTATGCTGACTATGGTACAAACCTACTACCCCTATCACTGTGTCATAATTATGTTATGATTGTGTTCATGAGCTCATGATTATGAAAGTTCTAAGGTGGGGTTTCAGAGAACTATCAACTACTTCTACTAGTGATTGAGAGTTATTTATGGCTAGCACACATTGACTATCCCTTCTCTCATTCTCTCGGGTAAAGTAAGCATTGAATTCTCTCTAAGTTAGAAGAGTCATTCACACATCTGCAAGTCTCCCAACCTATTCATTCGGTGTTACATACTCTCGATCTTAACACCGTGAAGGAGAAATCGTTGTTGGGAAAGAACCATTGATAAGTCTTAATCTtaactttccttttttgtcAGAACTCatcaatttttgtttcctttgatttgatttgggtttgaaaaataaaaactaaaattgttcgcatgttataattttttatgggACAGACTAGTCACTAAAAGGGGTAAGATCTGAAAAATGGGccaaaatggaagagaaaacaCAGTGGAAAGGAAAAGGTAAGATCTAAAAAATAAGTAGGCTTAGAGACCGAAGTTGCATTCAAACGGAGCTTCGAAGAGGGGAGCACCAAACCATAGGCTCAGACGCCTAGACATTTCACCCGTCGCCTTGCAGCCAGACAAGTCGGCCCATCTGATTAGCCCGCCAGCCCCCACACCTACACCAGCCCACAACTTAGTCCAGCTGAGTACCTGACCCGCTCAAGCCCTCGACCCGATCCAACCCCACAACTTGATCCATACCGAATCGACTCATACTCGAAACCCAAACCCGATCCAACAACCTACATCGACCCGACCTACCGAACTGCACCTCGACCTACGCCTTTAGTTGACCCGATTGCAACCCGAGCGCCCCACGACTTGCTCACGTCATTTTCCACGTGCACGGCTGGAGCACGACTCCATCCAACTGTCATCTTTTAGGGCGGCTCCAACTCGGCCAAGCAGATTATTTGGCTCAATTCTGACCTGCTTGAAGTCTCGGGATCCCTTACTAccatttttttaccatttcgGAGccgattttgaaaattattaggAGCATTGGAGGCCAAGATAACCATTGCTTGGttaattttaagttattaaGAAGCTATAAGCATATTTAATTGATACGGTGGGATGATATGGATAGTACATTATACCGTGGGCCCACATAAGTCGAaacaagcttggatctgaTTCAAGGATAATTAGTAACTCCCCTTTACGGTTTGTTGGTTGacttaattattatatgatCAACACGTGCCCTTTGGCCCCTACACGTGTCGTAATTTCATAATTGTTTGACGTATGGgatattatgtttatgctATGATGTTAGATATGGTGTGATACGTATTATGCTATGTTTAAAGTATGCCTCGTAatgattatgttatgttatgagaTTATAATATGTTATCGATGTTGTATGATGCATGAACCTCTATATGGCATGTCATATGAGAGATGTAATATGTTTGCTCATTGCCCATGAGACATCAGAAGCCATGTATATTAATTACGAAAGATAAGATAAGGGTTATATATACATGTCTTATAGGACTTGCATGATACGTATTTGACATGAATTGATATTATGAGACGTTATGCATCTTTGTATGTCCACATGCATTGAGATACTTTCCtgttatgatgagtatgaacgcatactttaaaatatctatattttGTCATGATATTATGCAGGCTTCTTTCCCTCCGTGGTTCCCAGCAGTGTAAGCGTGTGCTAGTTGAAGGGCAGGTCCAGGGGTACGTATACACCCACCTGGTTGGTACATGCATATGTGCATGGGTCGTGCGTAGATGAGTACTAAACATCCAATTTTCGCTCACAATGAATAGTAGAGTTTAAGGccatcaaatatttttatgaaaaagatAGGCCTCAATATGAATTCTTGCATTTGCATTTCCCAACCCCAACGGTAGGactacttattgagtatttttatatactTAAGCTATATGTTACTTCgtttttaggtaaaggtaagCTAGACGATGGCGTCACAGTAAAAGCCGTGGAACCAAGGTTAGGTTAGTTGCATCTCTATTTAAATTCAAGTCCTTAAGTTAGATTGAGGTGTTTTTTCATTACTTGAACTTCTTGCtgttttgtttccatttttctttccgTTTGAAGtttactttcttttaaatgaattttgctAAAGTTGAAGTCCATAACACCATTATAAAATGTCATATATTTAGTTGcttctctatttttattagGAAAAATAGGGTTTTTATAGTCTAGATGGTCATGTTCATGATTATGTGTGTGTCACGTGTTATGATATACTATGTGTAGACTCAAAAGGGTTTTCAATCGCCCCAATAGTGATCGAGAGTCATTTATAGCTAGCCCACATGTATCTTAGTTGGTAAGCACTAGGTCATCTCCTACGctataaaattgatagaacCTAAAATGGATGAAATATTAGATAGATAGTCAAAAAGATTGAGAAAAAGCAGTCATTCATACCTGGCGTCGATCTATTTTTCCGCAAGACCTCCCCTATTGTTCCGATGGAGAGAAGAACCTACGATAGTTAGAGCTTCATCTATAGATGAGATAATGGGAGAAGATTCAATGGCAAGGGGACAATATTAGGTTCTATCAATTTTTAGGATTTTAATCATGTGCTACTAACTCTCTCATAACTTGCTCTGCCATCTTTTCATTAAGTTCAACATAGATGGAAGGTTATATTTCAATCATTATTAGATTCCTGATCGAGGGCACGTTCAACATATATGGGCTTACAATTAGAGGCGTACATTGAACCTAACAATCCGAACTGACGCAACTCAAATTATAaagattgggttgagttacATAACATTTTGAGTTAGGTTGGCGAACGGTCATACGGTATCGTGGAGTGTCCGTCCAGTGTCCGATCGACACCATATTTTTTgagctttcatctttcatatggATAGATACAATTCCAAAGCCACACGCCCAAACTCTTTTCAAAACCTCAACTTTCGAGGTTAAGGTCTGGGGCCCTATTCGATCCTTCATCAAGCCTATCTTTGTCCCTCATTTGCCTCCATCTCACTTGTGCCTCAACTTGGCTTCAATGTACATTTTTTgatgtgttagatgatgcactGTGCTCCTCGATTGCATTATGGCACTTGTCTGTCTCAGCTCTCACATGGTCGGATACGCGCCACTTGAGGGTTGCTTCTTTGCTTATCGGTGTGAGGATCACTGTTTTGCTTATCTCCatgtgagggtcacaacctaccaTCTTCGtagtatggttgtgacatACATCATCAGGAGATAACCAAAACTCAACCTAGTTTGATCAAAATAAAAGGTTGGATGAAAAAGTAAAGATAACTCTCGAACTGTTTAGGAACTAAAACTGATCAAACAAGATTCTCATTTACCCTAgagaaaaataagtttttatatAATACACGATAATGTAGAGACACCCAATTGATACTCATTGAGATGCTACCTTTCAGATAAGAAGATTTATGTGTTGGAGAAGGCAACATGATGCTAGAATAGACGTTGAAATGcttcaaattgaagaaagagaacACAAAGTTTAAAGCATTGAGCACTGGTAACAGTGTTGAGACGCCACCTATGTTGAGCATGGTGAATTTGCACCATCAACCATGGCATCCTTGACATAAATCCTAGCATGGAGATGCTACCTACATGATTTTACTGACTTTGAGGTTAGCAACATTGTCGTTAATATGCTCCAAAGGTGTCTCAACGTTGTCACGTCAGgaatatttgtttgattaGCTTTTCCCATGGATGCTCAATTTGAGTACAAGTAGCTCatttttatccaattttttctgaaattttatgGTTAGGTTCAAATTACTCAATTCCAACCAAATAGACAAATATGTATTGGTTAAAGACTACACAGGTGCTATAAGCCAGAACCAAAATCATTATTTGAAACTCCACTCTGGACCAACATATATACTTATATATGGGAATATACTTTCATCAGCCGCCAATTTCAGCCCAATCCAAGATGAATTGGGTCCATTCCaaacccaaaatcaaaatagtcACAGTAATCTTGTTGCCAACCCAAGAGGACCTTTCATCCTTCCTTTAAAAATACGTAGCCCTTGTTAGTTTTATTAGGTCAATTCTCTTTCAGAATTTGCTTGTGGTGTAAAAATAGCAAGAGTAGTTGGAACTTAGATTAGTTGctacaaatattatttttcttggcattttatgggtttttgttcattcacaaaagaaaagaacaagagCATAGGAAAAATGATTGAGCCTTAGGAGGGAATAAATTTAAGTTCCCTACGCTTTATAGAAAATCTGACCCTTAAAGAGTATATCcaatgataaaagaaaattttcatatcgAAGAGAAAAATGTTCGATATGACCCACAATCAAAGGACGAAAAGAGAGTTTCTtggaacaaaagaaacaaaagaatctTAACTAGGGATTGGTTGAATGATTGTTAACTAGTGAAATAGGGATTGGTTGAATGATTGATGagaaattgaattatgaagagaAAGAATGCTCCATATTTATACCAAGAATACAAAAGATAttcagaaaatctacctaaaaatctgTAGAAAATCTAGTaacaataaacaaatcaaaataaaatctaatcaaatcaaaactaaattaaataaaaaaactagatctaactcctaacggagatttaattagatactaactgacagcaatctaaacaaatacgtgatctttaacactccTCCTTATTTAGATGTTGTGAACTCCAACCTTTTTTCTAAACACCCATCTTGctccaattatttttctgtttagaggtcgatcaaccaactcccagattttgtttttctcgatcaCTGAAAGCTCCTCCTCGGAcaggtgcatcatcaaccaaagcatcttgtcgttcatctttaGACTCTTCTAACATGCCAACAAAGATGCCAACTTCTGACTTTTTGTCAAGCTTATCACGCTTGACCTGTGGAATGTAAATGAAGCAAAGACACTCAAATACTCTGACGAACTTTAAAGAAGGTTTGTAACCataccaaacttcaaatggtGTCGGGTCCTTCAcaacttttgttgaaattcgattttgcaaGCACATAATAGTGTTTGCTGCTTTTCCCCAAAAACGTTTTGGAAGATCCTTCtcatgaagcatgcatctcgtcatctccattatgaatctattcctCCTGACACTGACGCCATTCTATTGAGGAGTGTATGGTGTTGTCAATTGATGTTTAATTCTAGCCTCTTCACAAAACCTATTAAAAGTTTCTGAAGTGTACTCTTTGCCACTATCTGATCTTACAGTCTGAATCAAGCATGCACCTTCATTCTCAACTCtggctttgaatttccaaaatacacccgcaacttttgacttttgcttcagcaagaatatccaacacattcttgttagatcattaataaaagcaatgtaataaagattaccatttaGTGATGGTGTTCGCTGAGGACCACAAAGATCAGTATGAACCAGTTGCAACTTTTTCGAGCCTCTCCATGCCTGTTTAGGAAAAGGTTGCCTATGTTGCTTCCCAAAGTTACAAGCACGATAAGGAGACATGTCATCATCAATGTCAGTGAGTTCTTCTACCAGCTTCTTTGACTGTATCTGAAGCAaacctcgatgatgaaagtgcccaagtcttttgtgccaaGTCCTAGTGGCACCAGCTCTGGATATAAAGGCCGTCGGatttagagcaaagctttttcctttcattttgacgttgaacaagtctttgccactagcatctttgatcaagcactgcttattctcaaacaacactttataACCTTTATTAAGTAACTGACCAACGCTCAagagattttgatcaattttaggcacaaataaaacatctggaataaattttgtaccttcataACTTGTTATAGCTACTGTGCCTTTACCCTTGACTTCCAAGTGTTCACCATTGccaatcctcactctcttATCTTCTTCGGTGTCTCTTAATTCCTCAAAAGACTCCTTGTCATATGTCATGTGATTTGTGCACCCACTGTCAATCAACCAGCTCTCGCTTGATTCTTTGCTTGAGGAAGAAGTGACCATAcacaattgatcttcttcttcttcttcttcttgatcaactacctgtgcatctacttctttcaccaGATCTTTGGCTTTGCAGATCAcagcttcatgtccaagttgattgcatttggagcagaaggcgtcaggtcttctccaacacttgtatggtggatgacctttcttctcacaatggcGGCAAGGTGGATAGGATTTTTTGAAACCTCCTTCTTTTGTCTTCTGATAATTGGCAGATGAATCTCCATACGTCAATtgatctttgaaatttttgttgtttttatacctgcagctgtcttgatgcttaacaagtaaggcaccttcaatcaccccttcttgtctcatagacctcctttgctcttgcgcttgtaaagcattcaagagctctgtaagagaaatctttgacaagtTTTTGGTGCTCTCcagagtagtaatggtggcttcaaacttctctggaagagtgactagcagcttttcaacgatcctggaatcatttaatacagaaccaagcaatctcaccttgttggcgatgctgagaagtctgtcagagtactctttTACCGactctgactccttcatcttctgcaactcgaaATCCCTGATCAAATTCAGGACTTTCAattccacgaatcctctcatcttcttcatattcagccttgagataatcccagatttcttttgctgttttgagggacattattcgcatgaagatcatttCAGATACAACGGCAAATAGACAAgcttttgcctttgatttccttgtcttcttttccttctgtaatttgatttgtgctacagtAGGATTTGCTGGAAGCGGAGGGACCTTgtaatcctcttctattgcttcccaaagatccaaggcctccaaataagtctccatacgaactacccacatttgataattgtctccatcgaagACTGGTGGTGCAACAGCTGAAAAACTTGATTCTCCCATTTTGATCTCACAGATCCCTTAAGAGGATAGCtgtgataccaattgttagtgaaatagggattgattgaatgattgatgagaagattgaattatgaagagcaagaatgctccaTATTTATACCGAGAATACAAAAGATAttcagaaaatctacctaaaaatctgcAGAAAATCTAGTAAtaaaccagtaaacaaatcaaaataaaataaaatcaaatcaaaactaaattaaataaaaaaactagatctaactcctaacggagatttaattagatactaactgacagcaatctaaacaaata
This genomic window from Cucurbita pepo subsp. pepo cultivar mu-cu-16 chromosome LG01, ASM280686v2, whole genome shotgun sequence contains:
- the LOC111799678 gene encoding uncharacterized protein LOC111799678, producing MADLSSNKRLRLDSADSESDTPEVKRLKDDLLGLLDDADPDPVVQDLDSVIQSFADEISPVSSPPSLPAAIDESLPELGYLLVASDDELGLPPSEASTSHGGEAEAAELTRASSESSGMGEIWGFEDAIPSYESFELGEGGRFYNDTEYVALDGLFEHSDVYSVFS